The following proteins are encoded in a genomic region of Xanthomonas citri pv. mangiferaeindicae:
- a CDS encoding mannose-1-phosphate guanylyltransferase codes for MKALIFAAGLGERMRPLTDHTPKPLLVVGGKPLIVWHLERLASAGVREVVINVSWLAECFAPVLGDGERWGLQLHYSHEGTPPLETGGGMLQALPLLGEAPFLAINGDIWSDHDLASLPREPNGDAHLVLVDNPAHHSEGDFVLEGDRVHASGPDRLTFAGIGIYRPALLAGWRDITGDATGADATPPRFRLAPLLRAAMARGAVSGEHHRGAWTDVGTPERLAALDAALAQAR; via the coding sequence ATGAAGGCGCTGATCTTCGCTGCGGGCCTTGGCGAACGCATGCGGCCGCTGACCGACCACACCCCCAAGCCGCTGTTGGTCGTGGGCGGTAAGCCGCTGATCGTCTGGCACCTGGAGCGTCTTGCCAGCGCAGGCGTGCGCGAGGTCGTCATCAACGTCTCTTGGCTGGCCGAATGCTTCGCGCCCGTCCTGGGCGATGGCGAACGCTGGGGCCTGCAACTGCACTATTCGCACGAGGGCACCCCGCCGCTGGAAACCGGGGGAGGCATGCTGCAGGCGTTACCGTTGCTGGGCGAGGCGCCGTTTCTGGCGATCAACGGCGACATCTGGAGCGACCACGATCTCGCATCGCTACCGCGCGAGCCGAACGGCGACGCGCACCTGGTGTTGGTCGACAATCCGGCGCACCACAGCGAAGGCGACTTCGTGCTCGAAGGCGACCGCGTGCACGCGTCGGGTCCGGACCGGCTGACCTTCGCCGGCATCGGGATCTACCGCCCGGCGTTGCTGGCAGGCTGGCGCGACATCACCGGCGACGCGACGGGGGCCGATGCCACGCCGCCACGGTTCCGCCTGGCGCCGCTGCTGCGCGCGGCAATGGCGCGGGGCGCGGTCTCGGGCGAGCACCACCGCGGCGCGTGGACCGACGTCGGCACGCCCGAACGGCTCGCCGCACTCGACGCCGCCCTCGCCCAAGCGCGCTGA